A portion of the Salvelinus fontinalis isolate EN_2023a chromosome 32, ASM2944872v1, whole genome shotgun sequence genome contains these proteins:
- the LOC129830869 gene encoding ras-related protein Rab-25-like, producing the protein MGDESYNFIFKVVLIGESGVGKSNLLSRFTQNEFNHDSRTTIGVEFSTRTVQLDNVAIKAQIWDTAGLERYRANTSAYYRGAVGALLVYDITKHLTYESVERWLKELYDHTEPHMVVMLVGNKCDLDTLRTVPTEEAKDFTEKNGLLFMETSALDSTNVEAAFQEVLTAIHKKVASREVPSVSITAVTLSSTIGPASDTQEKRSTCCKNL; encoded by the exons ATGGGTGACGAAAGCTACAACTTTATCTTCAAAG TGGTTCTGATTGGTGAGTCTGGTGTTGGGAAAAGCAACCTGCTGTCTCGCTTCACCCAGAATGAGTTTAACCACGACAGCCGCACCACCATCGGAGTGGAGTTCAGCACCCGCACTGTTCAGCTGGATAACGTCGCCATCAAGGCTCAGATCTGGGACACGGCAGGGCTGGAGAGATACAGAGCCAACACCTCCGC gtaCTACAGAGGGGCGGTGGGGGCTCTGCTGGTGTATGACATCACCAAGCACCTAACCTATGAGAGTGTGGAGCGTTGGCTGAAGGAGCTGTACGACCACACTGAGCCCCACATGGTGGTCATGCTGGTGGGCAACAAGTGTGATCTGGATACCCTGAGGACCGTGCCCACCGAGGAGGCCAAGGACTTCACAG AAAAGAATGGCCTCTTGTTTATGGAGACGTCAGCTCTGGATTCTACCAACGTTGAAGCTGCTTTCCAGGAAGTTCTCACAG CGATCCACAAGAAGGTGGCCAGTCGAGAGGTGCCCAGCGTGTCCATCACTGCCGTGACCCTGTCCAGTACTATTGGACCAGCTAGCGACACCCAGGAGAAACGCAGTACCTGCTGCAAGAACCTCTGA